The following coding sequences lie in one Lysobacter capsici genomic window:
- the cyoD gene encoding cytochrome o ubiquinol oxidase subunit IV, producing MSHPVAPQHHDNDHAHGHDGAHDDGDDYHGTVGGYAIGFVLSLILTAIPFWLVMAKVIPSSGTTAFVVLAFAVVQIVVHMIYFLHMNTKSEGGWNMLALIFTLVLVVIMLAGSLWVMHHLNTNMMPMPHDMRNMP from the coding sequence GTGAGCCACCCGGTCGCCCCGCAACACCACGACAACGATCACGCGCACGGCCACGACGGCGCGCACGACGACGGCGACGATTACCACGGCACCGTCGGCGGCTACGCGATCGGTTTCGTGCTCTCGTTGATCCTCACCGCGATCCCGTTCTGGCTGGTGATGGCCAAGGTGATCCCGAGTTCGGGCACGACCGCGTTCGTGGTCCTGGCCTTCGCGGTCGTGCAGATCGTCGTGCACATGATCTACTTCCTGCACATGAACACGAAGTCGGAAGGCGGCTGGAACATGCTCGCGCTGATCTTCACCCTGGTGCTGGTGGTGATCATGCTGGCCGGCTCGTTGTGGGTCATGCATCACCTCAACACCAACATGATGCCGATGCCGCACGATATGCGGAATATGCCCTGA
- a CDS encoding MFS transporter, which translates to MSVHDTGSHAEVAPGDIAVGVVIGRASEYFDFFVYGIASVLVFPSIFFPFLGKLEGTLWSFAIFSLAFVARPIGTVTFMWIQRRWDRSTKLTIALFLLGTCTAGIAFLPSFGTVGSLSIVLLSLFRIGQGIALGGSWDGLPSLLALNAPKERRGWYAMLGQLGAPVGFIIAAALFAYLNTSLPRADFLDWGWRYPFFAAFAINVVALFARLRLVVTHEYARELGEHELEPTPVLELFQAKGRHVVIGAFAALASYALFHIVTIFPLSWILLYSDQSVSQFLVVQIVGACLAAGAVVASGWIADRFGRPRTLAALAAAIAMFSGFAPTLLGSGELGQDVFILIGFVLLGLSYGQAAGSVTANFGSKYRYTGAALTSDLAWLIGAAFAPLVALGLCAHFGLGFVGVYLLSGAVCTMAALGVNRALNIRS; encoded by the coding sequence GTGTCGGTCCACGACACCGGTTCGCATGCCGAAGTGGCGCCGGGCGACATCGCGGTCGGGGTGGTGATCGGCCGCGCCTCGGAGTACTTCGACTTCTTCGTCTACGGCATCGCCTCGGTGCTGGTGTTCCCGTCGATCTTCTTCCCGTTCCTGGGCAAGCTCGAAGGCACGCTGTGGTCGTTCGCGATCTTCTCGCTGGCGTTCGTCGCGCGGCCGATCGGCACGGTCACCTTCATGTGGATCCAGCGCCGCTGGGATCGCAGCACCAAGCTCACTATCGCCTTGTTCCTGCTCGGCACCTGCACCGCGGGCATCGCGTTCCTGCCGAGTTTCGGTACGGTCGGTTCGTTGTCGATCGTGCTGCTGTCGCTGTTCCGGATCGGCCAGGGCATCGCGCTCGGCGGCTCCTGGGACGGCCTGCCGTCGCTGCTCGCGCTCAACGCGCCGAAGGAACGCCGGGGCTGGTACGCGATGCTCGGCCAGCTCGGTGCGCCGGTCGGCTTCATCATCGCCGCCGCGCTGTTCGCCTATCTCAACACCAGCCTGCCGCGCGCCGACTTTCTCGACTGGGGCTGGCGTTATCCGTTCTTCGCCGCGTTCGCGATCAACGTGGTCGCGCTGTTCGCGCGCCTGCGCCTGGTCGTCACTCACGAGTACGCCCGCGAGCTGGGCGAGCACGAACTCGAACCCACGCCGGTGCTGGAGCTGTTCCAGGCCAAGGGCCGGCATGTGGTGATCGGCGCGTTCGCCGCGTTGGCCAGCTATGCGCTGTTCCACATCGTGACGATCTTTCCGTTGTCGTGGATCCTGCTGTACTCGGACCAGTCGGTGAGCCAGTTCCTGGTCGTGCAGATCGTCGGTGCCTGCCTGGCCGCGGGCGCGGTGGTGGCGTCGGGCTGGATCGCCGACCGCTTCGGCCGTCCGCGCACGCTGGCCGCGCTGGCCGCGGCGATCGCGATGTTCAGCGGTTTCGCGCCGACCCTGCTGGGCTCGGGCGAACTGGGCCAGGACGTGTTCATCCTGATCGGCTTCGTGCTGCTGGGCCTGTCCTACGGCCAGGCCGCCGGTTCGGTGACCGCGAACTTCGGTTCGAAGTACCGCTACACCGGCGCGGCCTTGACCTCGGATCTGGCCTGGTTGATCGGCGCCGCGTTCGCGCCGCTGGTGGCGCTGGGGTTGTGCGCACACTTCGGGCTGGGGTTTGTCGGCGTGTACTTGTTGTCGGGTGCGGTTTGCACGATGGCGGCGCTTGGGGTCAATCGGGCTTTGAATATTCGTAGTTGA
- the cyoA gene encoding ubiquinol oxidase subunit II, whose translation MLAVAALALLAGCNTLVLNPPGDVAAQQGDLIVVSTVLMLLIIVPVIGLTLFFAWRYRASNKSATYKPDWDHSTQLELLIWAAPLLIIIVLGAITWVSTHTLDPYRPLHRVAAGRPVPADVKPLVVEVVALDWKWLFLYPEQNIATVNELAAPIDRPIHFKITASTVMNSFYIPALAGQIYAMPGMETQLHAVMNSPGNYEGFSANYSGAGFSGMRFRFHGMDQAGFDQWVAQNRASGNTLQRADYLKLEMPSEKEPVRRYGAVAPGLYKAILNRCVDSSKMCMDEMMMIDASGGLGLNTNALAPRRKGDLRGGPVVTSAMCVTEPTATPNWGVASLAP comes from the coding sequence CTGCTCGCCGTAGCTGCCCTCGCGCTCCTGGCCGGCTGCAACACCCTCGTGCTGAATCCGCCCGGCGACGTCGCGGCCCAGCAAGGCGACCTCATCGTGGTGTCGACCGTGCTGATGCTGCTGATCATCGTGCCGGTGATCGGGTTGACGCTGTTCTTCGCCTGGCGCTATCGCGCGTCCAACAAGAGCGCCACCTACAAGCCCGACTGGGACCACTCGACCCAGCTCGAGCTGCTGATCTGGGCCGCGCCGCTGCTGATCATCATCGTGCTCGGCGCGATCACCTGGGTCAGCACCCACACGCTCGATCCGTATCGCCCGCTGCACCGCGTCGCCGCCGGTCGCCCGGTTCCGGCCGACGTCAAGCCGCTGGTGGTTGAAGTGGTCGCGCTGGATTGGAAGTGGCTGTTCCTGTACCCGGAACAGAACATCGCCACGGTCAACGAACTGGCCGCGCCGATCGATCGGCCGATCCACTTCAAGATCACCGCCTCGACCGTGATGAACTCGTTCTACATCCCCGCCCTGGCCGGCCAGATCTACGCCATGCCGGGCATGGAAACCCAGTTGCACGCGGTGATGAATTCGCCGGGCAACTACGAAGGCTTCTCGGCGAACTACAGCGGCGCCGGCTTCTCCGGCATGCGCTTTCGTTTCCACGGCATGGACCAGGCCGGCTTCGACCAGTGGGTCGCGCAGAACCGCGCCAGCGGCAACACCCTGCAGCGCGCGGACTACCTCAAGCTCGAGATGCCCAGCGAAAAAGAACCGGTGCGCCGCTACGGCGCGGTCGCGCCGGGCCTGTACAAGGCGATCCTCAACCGCTGCGTCGACTCGTCGAAGATGTGCATGGACGAGATGATGATGATCGACGCCAGCGGCGGCCTGGGTCTGAACACCAACGCGCTGGCGCCACGACGCAAGGGCGACCTGCGCGGCGGCCCGGTGGTGACCTCGGCGATGTGCGTGACCGAACCGACCGCCACGCCGAACTGGGGCGTCGCTTCGCTGGCGCCGTGA
- the cyoC gene encoding cytochrome o ubiquinol oxidase subunit III, with the protein MSDAHAIATHTADGRPVFFDAQGKHHPHNGTLLGFWLYLMSDCLVFACLFAVYGVLGRSYAAGPSGADLFDLQLVAINTSMLLLSSITYGFAMISMKRRKLAAVQGWLAITGVFGLAFIGLELYEFHHLIAEGAGPQRSAFLSSFFALVGTHGLHVTFGIVWLVTLMAQLGKHGLTVENRRRLMCLSMFWHFLDVVWIGVFTFVYLMGVLP; encoded by the coding sequence ATGTCTGACGCACACGCCATCGCCACCCACACCGCCGACGGACGTCCGGTCTTCTTCGACGCCCAGGGCAAGCATCATCCGCACAACGGCACCCTGCTGGGGTTCTGGCTGTACCTGATGAGCGACTGCCTGGTGTTCGCCTGCCTGTTCGCGGTCTACGGCGTGCTCGGCCGCAGCTACGCGGCCGGCCCGTCGGGCGCGGATCTGTTCGATCTGCAACTGGTCGCTATCAACACCTCGATGCTGCTGTTGTCGTCGATCACCTATGGCTTCGCCATGATCTCGATGAAGCGGCGCAAGCTCGCCGCGGTGCAGGGCTGGCTGGCGATCACCGGCGTGTTCGGCCTGGCCTTCATCGGCCTGGAACTGTACGAATTCCACCATCTGATCGCCGAAGGCGCCGGCCCGCAGCGCAGCGCGTTCCTGTCCTCGTTCTTCGCCCTGGTCGGTACCCACGGCCTGCACGTGACCTTCGGCATCGTCTGGCTGGTCACCTTGATGGCGCAACTCGGAAAGCACGGCCTGACCGTGGAAAACCGCCGCCGCCTGATGTGCCTGTCGATGTTCTGGCATTTCCTCGACGTCGTGTGGATCGGCGTCTTCACCTTCGTCTACCTGATGGGAGTGCTGCCGTGA
- a CDS encoding MbtH family protein, with protein sequence MSNPFEDPNGTFLVLVNDENQHSLWPEFAEIPAGWRSVHGPAVRQTCLEYIEKNWTDMRPLSLIKAMEQHGG encoded by the coding sequence ATGAGCAATCCCTTCGAAGACCCCAACGGCACTTTCCTGGTCCTGGTCAACGACGAAAACCAGCATTCGCTGTGGCCCGAATTCGCCGAGATCCCGGCCGGCTGGCGCAGCGTCCACGGCCCGGCCGTACGCCAGACTTGCCTGGAGTACATCGAGAAAAACTGGACGGATATGCGTCCTTTGAGCCTGATCAAGGCGATGGAGCAGCATGGCGGTTGA
- a CDS encoding SURF1 family protein, with protein sequence MTATTKPPRSPFALAALLLLFLAAFLGLIALGVWQIQRRAWKLDLIQRVDARVHAPPGAAPAPSDWPTVSADRDEYKHVQLEGQYLPVAATRVQAVTELGPGFWLLQPFQTAGGEIVLINRGFAPNERKAAEADEAPADTRVTGLLRLSEPGGGFLRKNAPEQNRWYSRDVQAIAARLGLKQVAPYFIDADRSAPLPSDPTAEPTWPVGGLTVIKFPNSHLSYALTWFALALMVVFAAWRVYLEERRRRRSHGA encoded by the coding sequence ATGACCGCGACCACCAAGCCCCCGCGCAGCCCCTTCGCCCTGGCCGCCCTATTGTTGCTCTTCCTCGCCGCCTTCCTCGGCCTAATCGCCCTGGGCGTGTGGCAGATCCAGCGCCGCGCCTGGAAACTCGACCTGATCCAGCGCGTCGACGCGCGCGTCCACGCCCCGCCCGGCGCCGCGCCCGCTCCATCCGACTGGCCCACCGTCAGCGCCGATCGCGACGAATACAAGCACGTCCAGCTCGAAGGCCAGTACCTGCCGGTCGCGGCCACCCGCGTGCAGGCCGTCACCGAACTCGGCCCGGGCTTCTGGCTGCTGCAACCGTTCCAGACCGCCGGCGGCGAGATCGTCCTGATCAACCGCGGCTTCGCCCCGAACGAACGCAAGGCCGCCGAAGCCGACGAAGCGCCCGCCGACACCCGCGTTACCGGCCTGCTGCGCCTGAGCGAGCCCGGCGGCGGTTTCCTGCGCAAGAACGCGCCGGAGCAGAACCGCTGGTACTCGCGCGACGTGCAGGCGATCGCGGCCAGACTCGGCCTGAAACAGGTCGCGCCCTACTTCATCGACGCCGATCGCAGCGCGCCGCTGCCGAGCGACCCCACGGCCGAGCCGACTTGGCCGGTCGGCGGGCTGACGGTGATAAAGTTTCCCAACAGCCATTTGTCCTACGCATTGACCTGGTTCGCGCTGGCGCTGATGGTCGTGTTCGCGGCCTGGCGCGTGTATCTGGAAGAGCGCCGCCGGCGACGTAGCCACGGCGCCTAG
- a CDS encoding efflux RND transporter periplasmic adaptor subunit: MLTLLGVLVLIALVWWLVHGRASEERGNRRPTATVGIAVAQAGSIPITLEALGTVTPLATVTVRPQVSGNIVDIAFKEGQTVAKGQVLLSIDPRPFQLALQQAQGSLVRDQAQLRVAQLTLQRYQTLLKQDSIARQDVDTQAATVRQLAGVVATDEAAVGTAKLNLDYSQVKAPIAGRVGLRVVDLGNYVTSGDAAGVAVIAAVTPIDVEFTAPQDDLPRIQARLAQGDAPAVTVLDRTRTQVLGQGQFLTLDNVIDPTTGTVKAKARFGNADARLFPSQFVNVRVLLDTLNNAIVVPSAALRTGPKGDFVYVVGADRKASLRTVKRGPASGDSVSIAQGLRAGEKVVISGGDQLTDGATVRLPEDAAAGSGKGGGAGDAASAKPRGERKAGGRSGAQ; this comes from the coding sequence TTGCTGACGCTTCTCGGCGTGCTGGTGCTGATCGCGCTGGTGTGGTGGCTGGTGCATGGGCGCGCGAGCGAGGAGCGCGGCAACCGACGGCCGACCGCGACGGTCGGCATCGCCGTCGCCCAGGCCGGTTCGATCCCGATCACGCTCGAAGCGCTCGGCACGGTCACGCCGTTGGCGACGGTGACGGTGCGGCCGCAGGTCTCGGGCAACATCGTCGATATCGCGTTCAAGGAAGGCCAGACGGTGGCCAAGGGACAGGTGCTGCTGAGCATCGACCCGCGGCCGTTCCAACTGGCCCTGCAGCAGGCGCAGGGCAGCCTGGTCCGCGACCAGGCGCAGTTGCGCGTGGCGCAGTTGACTTTGCAGCGTTATCAGACCTTGTTGAAGCAAGACTCGATCGCGCGACAGGATGTCGATACGCAGGCGGCCACCGTGCGCCAGCTGGCTGGCGTGGTTGCCACCGACGAGGCGGCGGTCGGCACCGCCAAACTCAATCTCGACTACAGCCAGGTCAAGGCGCCGATCGCCGGGCGCGTGGGCCTGCGCGTGGTCGACCTGGGCAATTACGTGACCTCCGGCGACGCGGCCGGGGTCGCGGTGATCGCCGCGGTGACGCCGATCGATGTCGAATTCACCGCGCCGCAGGACGATCTACCGCGCATCCAGGCGCGGCTCGCGCAGGGCGATGCGCCGGCGGTGACGGTGCTCGACCGCACCCGCACCCAGGTGCTCGGTCAGGGCCAGTTCCTGACCTTGGACAATGTGATCGACCCGACCACCGGCACGGTCAAGGCCAAGGCGCGGTTCGGCAATGCCGACGCGCGCCTGTTCCCGAGCCAGTTCGTCAACGTGCGCGTGCTGCTCGACACCTTGAACAACGCGATCGTGGTGCCGTCGGCGGCGCTGCGCACCGGGCCGAAGGGCGATTTCGTGTACGTGGTCGGCGCCGACCGCAAGGCGTCGCTGCGCACGGTCAAGCGCGGGCCGGCCTCGGGCGATTCGGTGTCGATCGCGCAGGGTCTGCGCGCGGGCGAGAAGGTGGTGATTTCCGGCGGCGATCAACTCACCGATGGGGCCACGGTGCGTTTGCCCGAGGATGCCGCGGCCGGCTCGGGTAAGGGCGGCGGCGCGGGCGATGCCGCATCCGCCAAGCCGCGAGGCGAACGCAAGGCCGGCGGCCGCAGCGGCGCGCAATGA
- a CDS encoding pyridoxal phosphate-dependent decarboxylase family protein: protein MTSLNFHGRKTLPVRGQPWTELQVAMSDLRGGDPDWRYGPPLNVYYAGEDVLDVARRAYAMFICEDAMAPAAFPSLRRMQDDIVAISLSLLGGGSDAVGTMTCGGTESILLAVRSAHRAFRACHPGVRRPHLLLPSSAHPAYDKAADLMGLDVLRVSIGGDYRACVDVLAQCVCQETMMIVASAPSLPFGTIDPVEDIARLAREHEVWLHVDACIGGFLAPHVAQLMPGLPRFDLSIPGVRSLSADLHKFGYAAKGASVLLYADAEDQEYQHFEYFDWPKGVYRTDTLAGTRPGGAVAAAWAVLHYLGESGYRALAQRVMHIRDRYIEGIERIPGLHLLGAPHLSVIAFGSDEYDIHLIGDAMQARGWHIGRLSNPAALHMTVTPGHDQSVEAYLGDLERAVHQRERGALRSQSRTMVAY, encoded by the coding sequence ATGACTTCGCTCAATTTTCACGGTCGCAAGACCCTGCCCGTCCGGGGCCAGCCCTGGACCGAATTGCAGGTCGCCATGTCGGACCTGCGCGGCGGCGATCCCGACTGGCGCTATGGCCCGCCGTTGAACGTGTATTACGCCGGCGAGGACGTGCTCGACGTCGCCCGCCGCGCCTACGCCATGTTCATCTGCGAGGACGCGATGGCGCCGGCGGCGTTTCCCAGCCTGCGCAGGATGCAGGACGACATCGTCGCGATCTCGCTGTCGCTGCTCGGCGGCGGCAGCGACGCGGTCGGCACGATGACCTGCGGCGGCACCGAGAGCATCCTGCTCGCGGTGCGCAGCGCGCATCGCGCATTCCGCGCGTGCCATCCCGGGGTGCGGCGCCCGCACCTGCTGTTGCCGTCCAGCGCGCATCCGGCCTACGACAAGGCCGCCGACCTGATGGGCCTGGACGTGCTGCGGGTATCGATCGGCGGCGACTACCGCGCCTGCGTCGATGTGCTGGCGCAATGCGTGTGTCAGGAAACGATGATGATCGTCGCCTCGGCGCCGTCGCTGCCGTTCGGCACCATCGACCCGGTCGAGGACATCGCCAGGCTCGCGCGCGAACACGAGGTGTGGCTGCACGTGGACGCCTGCATCGGCGGCTTTCTCGCTCCCCACGTCGCCCAGCTCATGCCCGGCCTGCCGCGCTTCGACCTGAGCATTCCCGGCGTGCGCTCACTGTCGGCCGACCTGCACAAGTTCGGCTACGCGGCCAAGGGCGCGTCGGTGCTGTTGTATGCCGACGCGGAGGATCAGGAGTACCAGCACTTCGAATACTTCGACTGGCCCAAGGGCGTCTACCGCACCGACACCCTGGCCGGCACGCGCCCCGGTGGCGCGGTCGCCGCGGCCTGGGCGGTGCTGCATTACCTGGGCGAATCGGGCTATCGCGCGCTGGCCCAGCGGGTGATGCACATCCGCGATCGCTACATCGAAGGGATCGAACGTATCCCCGGACTGCATCTGCTCGGCGCCCCGCACCTGAGCGTGATCGCGTTCGGCTCCGACGAATACGACATCCACCTCATCGGCGACGCGATGCAGGCGCGCGGCTGGCATATCGGCCGCCTGTCCAATCCGGCCGCCTTGCACATGACCGTGACCCCGGGCCACGACCAAAGCGTGGAGGCTTACCTGGGCGACCTCGAACGCGCCGTCCACCAACGCGAACGCGGCGCGCTGCGGTCGCAATCGCGGACCATGGTCGCGTACTGA
- a CDS encoding ATP-binding protein, protein MQDSPIIGPAPGVAPLTASQDGTGVKNMHQLIQLRWIAVIGQVATIVFVHFGFGIRLPLMPMAVVLACLAAFNLVSMLRWRHREEVTNGALFLALLVDVLTLTAQLYLSGGAANPFVFLYLLQVVLAAVLLRSWASWAVVFVTSACFIALTTFAGPVVIPADPTRGLADPYVQGMLLCFVLNATLLVVFITRIGRILRARDARLADLRQRAAEEEHIVRMGLLASGAAHELGTPLATLSVILGDWRHMPPFTQQPELLQELDEMQTQLHRCKSIVTGILLSAGETRGEAPEETTVAAFLDDLVEEWRSTRPVRGFDYQNSFGEDAVIISDSGLKQMICNVLDNALEASPGWVGLEAWRDEDKLVLRVSDAGPGFAPAMLSHFGKPYQSSKGRPGGGLGLFLSLNVVRQLGGSIAARNREPSGAVVTMSLPLSSLSVSESEHE, encoded by the coding sequence ATGCAGGACAGCCCCATCATCGGCCCCGCTCCTGGCGTGGCTCCGTTGACCGCCTCGCAGGACGGCACCGGGGTCAAGAACATGCACCAGCTGATCCAGTTGCGCTGGATCGCGGTGATCGGCCAGGTCGCGACCATCGTGTTCGTGCATTTCGGTTTCGGCATCCGCCTGCCGTTGATGCCGATGGCGGTCGTGCTGGCCTGCCTGGCCGCGTTCAACCTGGTCAGCATGCTGCGCTGGCGGCATCGCGAGGAAGTCACCAACGGCGCGTTGTTCCTGGCGCTGCTGGTCGACGTGCTGACCCTGACCGCGCAGTTGTACCTCAGCGGCGGCGCGGCCAATCCGTTCGTGTTCCTGTACCTGCTGCAGGTGGTGCTGGCGGCGGTGCTGCTGCGCTCGTGGGCGAGCTGGGCGGTGGTGTTCGTGACCAGCGCCTGCTTCATCGCCCTGACCACCTTCGCCGGCCCGGTGGTGATCCCGGCCGACCCGACCCGCGGCCTCGCCGATCCCTACGTGCAGGGCATGCTGCTGTGCTTCGTGCTCAACGCGACTTTGCTGGTGGTGTTCATCACCCGCATCGGCCGGATCCTGCGCGCGCGCGATGCGCGCCTGGCCGACCTGCGCCAACGCGCGGCCGAGGAAGAACACATCGTGCGCATGGGCCTGCTGGCGTCGGGCGCGGCCCATGAGCTGGGCACGCCGCTGGCGACCTTGTCGGTGATCCTCGGCGACTGGCGCCACATGCCGCCGTTCACCCAGCAGCCCGAGCTGCTGCAGGAACTCGACGAGATGCAGACCCAGCTGCACCGCTGCAAGAGCATCGTCACCGGCATCCTGCTGTCGGCCGGCGAGACCCGCGGCGAGGCGCCGGAAGAAACTACCGTGGCAGCCTTCCTGGACGACTTGGTCGAGGAATGGCGCAGCACCCGCCCGGTGCGCGGATTCGACTACCAGAACAGCTTCGGCGAGGATGCGGTCATCATTTCCGACTCCGGCCTCAAGCAGATGATCTGCAACGTGCTCGACAACGCGCTGGAAGCCTCGCCCGGCTGGGTCGGGCTGGAAGCCTGGCGCGACGAGGACAAGCTGGTGCTGCGGGTCAGCGACGCCGGCCCGGGCTTCGCCCCGGCGATGCTGTCGCATTTCGGCAAACCGTACCAGTCGAGCAAGGGCCGCCCGGGCGGCGGCCTGGGCCTGTTCCTGTCGCTCAACGTGGTCCGCCAGCTCGGCGGCAGCATCGCCGCGCGCAATCGCGAACCCAGCGGCGCGGTGGTGACCATGAGCCTGCCGCTGTCGTCGTTGAGCGTAAGCGAGAGCGAGCAT
- the cyoB gene encoding cytochrome o ubiquinol oxidase subunit I encodes MSDQANLTQSIFGRLSWDAVPLHEPILIATFAMVVLGGLAVLALITRYKLWGYLWKEWFTSIDHKKIGIMYMVLGLVMLLRGFADALMMRLQQAMAFGDNAGYLPPEHYDQIFTAHGVIMIFFVAMPLVTGFMNYLVPLQIGARDVAFPFLNNFSFWMTACGAGLVMLSLFVGEFAKTGWLAYPPLSGIAYSPGVGVDYYIWALQIAGVGTLLSGINLIATIVKMRAPGMTMMRMPVFTWTSLCTNVLIVAAFPVLTAVLLLLSLDRYAGTNFFTNDLGGNPMMYVNLIWIWGHPEVYILILPCFGIFSEIVSTFSGKRLFGYASMVYATVVITILSYLVWLHHFFTMGSGASVNSFFGITTMIISIPTGAKIFNWLFTMYRGRIRFEVPMLWTIGFMVTFTIGGMTGVLLAVPPADFVLHNSLFLIAHFHNVIIGGVLFGLFAGINFWWPKAFGFKLDAFWGKCSFWFWITGFFFAFMPLYVLGLMGVTRRVNHFEDPSLQIWFIIAAFGAVLIALGIASMLIQFYVSIRRRHELRDETGDPWQGRTLEWSTSSPPPDYNFAFTPVVHDNDAWHDMKQRGYQRPQSGFLDVHMPKNTAAGLVIALLNTVCAFGLIWQMWLFAGVAFAAMLIAAIVHTFNYKRDYHIPAAEVTATEDKYTQQLAAAHV; translated from the coding sequence ATGTCTGACCAAGCCAACCTCACCCAGTCGATCTTCGGCCGGCTCAGCTGGGACGCGGTCCCGCTGCACGAGCCGATCCTGATCGCCACCTTCGCCATGGTCGTGCTCGGCGGTCTGGCCGTGCTCGCGCTGATCACCCGCTACAAGCTGTGGGGGTATCTGTGGAAGGAATGGTTCACCAGCATCGATCACAAGAAGATCGGCATCATGTACATGGTGCTGGGCTTGGTGATGCTGCTGCGCGGCTTCGCCGACGCGTTGATGATGCGCCTGCAGCAGGCGATGGCCTTCGGCGACAACGCCGGCTATCTGCCTCCGGAACACTACGATCAGATCTTCACCGCGCACGGCGTGATCATGATCTTTTTCGTCGCGATGCCCTTGGTCACCGGCTTCATGAATTACCTGGTGCCGCTGCAGATCGGCGCGCGCGACGTCGCCTTCCCCTTCCTCAACAACTTCAGCTTCTGGATGACCGCCTGCGGCGCCGGGCTGGTGATGCTGTCGCTGTTCGTCGGCGAGTTCGCCAAGACCGGCTGGCTGGCGTATCCGCCGCTGTCGGGCATCGCCTACAGTCCCGGGGTCGGGGTCGACTACTACATATGGGCGCTGCAGATAGCCGGCGTCGGCACCTTGCTATCGGGCATCAACCTGATCGCGACCATCGTCAAGATGCGCGCGCCCGGCATGACCATGATGCGCATGCCGGTGTTCACCTGGACCTCGCTGTGCACCAACGTGCTGATCGTCGCCGCGTTCCCGGTGCTGACCGCGGTGCTGCTGCTGTTGTCGCTGGACCGCTACGCCGGCACCAACTTCTTCACGAACGATCTCGGCGGCAACCCGATGATGTACGTGAACCTGATCTGGATCTGGGGCCACCCGGAGGTCTACATCCTGATCCTGCCGTGCTTCGGCATCTTCTCCGAGATCGTCTCGACCTTCAGCGGCAAGCGCCTGTTCGGCTACGCCTCGATGGTCTACGCGACCGTGGTCATCACCATCCTGTCGTACCTGGTGTGGCTGCACCACTTCTTCACCATGGGCTCGGGCGCCAGCGTCAACTCGTTCTTCGGCATCACCACGATGATCATCTCGATCCCGACCGGCGCGAAGATCTTCAACTGGCTGTTCACCATGTACCGCGGCCGCATCCGCTTCGAAGTGCCGATGCTGTGGACGATCGGCTTCATGGTCACCTTCACCATCGGCGGCATGACCGGCGTGCTGCTGGCGGTGCCGCCGGCCGACTTCGTCCTGCACAACAGCCTGTTCCTGATCGCCCACTTCCATAACGTGATCATCGGCGGCGTGCTGTTCGGCCTGTTCGCCGGCATCAACTTCTGGTGGCCCAAGGCCTTCGGCTTCAAGCTCGATGCGTTCTGGGGCAAGTGCTCGTTCTGGTTCTGGATCACCGGCTTCTTCTTTGCCTTCATGCCGCTGTACGTGCTCGGCCTGATGGGCGTGACCCGCCGCGTCAACCACTTCGAAGACCCGTCCTTGCAGATCTGGTTCATCATCGCCGCGTTCGGCGCGGTGCTGATCGCGCTGGGCATCGCCAGCATGCTGATCCAGTTCTATGTGAGCATCCGCCGCCGCCACGAGCTGCGCGACGAAACCGGCGATCCCTGGCAGGGCCGCACCCTGGAGTGGTCGACCTCTTCGCCGCCGCCGGACTACAACTTCGCCTTCACCCCGGTGGTCCACGACAACGACGCCTGGCACGACATGAAGCAACGCGGCTACCAGCGTCCGCAGTCGGGCTTCCTCGACGTGCACATGCCCAAGAACACCGCCGCCGGCCTGGTGATCGCATTGCTCAACACGGTCTGCGCGTTCGGCCTGATCTGGCAGATGTGGCTGTTCGCGGGCGTGGCCTTCGCCGCGATGCTGATCGCCGCGATCGTGCATACCTTCAACTACAAGCGCGACTACCACATCCCCGCGGCCGAAGTGACGGCCACCGAGGACAAGTACACGCAGCAACTGGCCGCCGCCCATGTCTGA